From Synergistaceae bacterium, the proteins below share one genomic window:
- the pgsA gene encoding CDP-diacylglycerol--glycerol-3-phosphate 3-phosphatidyltransferase, translating into MKSNIFNVPNTLSLIRVFLAPLVLLFLSLRIDKPVPGVPDVSYGDVLAAGVFIVASITDAFDGYIARRYKLVTTLGKFIDPLADKVLVISAMLALIELGRLPAWIAMVIITREFIVTGLRLVAAAEGVVIAASKGGKLKTVCQIIALVMLILNIPGGMLLMWVAMILTVWSGMDYLIKGSHIITG; encoded by the coding sequence GTGAAGTCAAATATCTTTAACGTGCCAAATACTTTGAGCCTTATACGTGTATTCCTCGCGCCCCTTGTGCTTCTGTTCCTGTCATTGAGGATCGATAAGCCTGTGCCGGGAGTGCCGGATGTGAGCTACGGTGATGTTCTTGCCGCTGGAGTGTTTATAGTTGCGTCAATCACAGACGCTTTTGACGGTTACATAGCCCGACGCTATAAGCTCGTTACGACATTGGGAAAATTCATTGACCCCCTTGCGGACAAAGTACTCGTGATTTCGGCGATGCTTGCGCTGATAGAGTTAGGGCGGCTTCCTGCGTGGATTGCTATGGTAATAATAACGCGGGAATTTATTGTTACGGGACTGCGTTTAGTTGCGGCGGCTGAAGGAGTAGTGATAGCGGCCTCAAAGGGAGGAAAGCTGAAGACAGTATGTCAGATAATCGCGCTCGTAATGCTGATACTGAATATCCCCGGCGGAATGTTGCTGATGTGGGTAGCGATGATATTGACAGTGTGGAGCGGAATGGACTATCTGATAAAGGGAAGCCATATAATAACGGGATAG